In Daphnia magna isolate NIES linkage group LG5, ASM2063170v1.1, whole genome shotgun sequence, a single genomic region encodes these proteins:
- the LOC116924044 gene encoding probable ATP-dependent RNA helicase spindle-E: MIGVGKIMLEDESTICEDMLNALDVSGLQAKAAAFNDYNFEAPNRSPLAIDNQRTAILELLKKENVIIVKGFNGCGKTTQVAQFVLDECYRTKTPCNIVVTQPRRIAAISIAKRVCYERNWTLGTVVGYRVGMEHEVSESTLLTYLTTGCLLEALVAKKSLEGYTHIIIDEVHERDEDTDFLLLVVRKFLLHTRTTTKVFLMSVTFDADKFGQYFNSPVIGNFPFTSKRPFRNAPIIEVEHGEPHDIRVYYSEHLQKLEFLGGSMNYPYDSVPEIHKLKYEAVAKLISAFDGRREIQSYGRHPKSKI, translated from the exons ATGATAGGTGTTGGCAAGATCATGCTCGAAGATGAATCCACCATCTGTGAAGACATGCTTAATGCTTTGGATGTTAGTGGTCTCCAAGCAAAGGCAGCTGCTTTCAATGATTACAATTTCGAGGCACCTAACCGAAGTCCATTGGCAATAGACAATCAAAGAACAGCCATTCTTGAACttctcaaaaaagaaaatgtcatcATTGTTAAGGGCTTTAACGGTTGTGGTAAAACCACTCAAGTTGCCCAATTTGTTTTAGATGAATGCTACCGAACCAAAACTCCTTGCAACATTGTTGTGACTCAACCAAGGCGCATTGCAGCCATTAGCATAGCCAAAAGGGTCTGCTatgaaagaaattggacatTGGGAACCGTTGTTGGATACAGA GTTGGCATGGAACATGAAGTAAGTGAATCAACTTTGCTCACCTATCTGACCACAGGATGCCTTCTTGAAGCATTAGTAGCCAAAAAATCCCTTGAAGGCTATACCCACA tcaTTATTGACGAAGTACACGAGAGGGATGAAGATACTGACTTCCTTCTCTTGGTCGTCCGCAAGTTCCTCCTTCATACGAGGACGACAACTAAAGTCTTTCTGATGTCAGTTACTTTTGATGCCGACAAATTTGGGCAATATTTCAATAGCCCCGTCATTGGAAACTTTCCGTTCACGTCCAAAAGACCATTTCGCAACGCTCCCATAATTGAAGTGGAGCACGGTGAACCTCACGACATACGCGTTTACTATAGTGAACATCTTCAAAAACTAGAG TTTCTAGGGGGGAGTATGAACTACCCCTATGATAGCGTACCGGAAATCCATAAGCTCAAATACGAAGCGGTCGCTAAGTTAATTTCGGCTTTCGATGGCAGACGAGAGATACAGAGCTACGGTCGCCATCCAAAATccaaaatatga
- the LOC123472199 gene encoding uncharacterized protein LOC123472199, producing MDDENKNEKEVRRINALICTLCPVCQSPFNNDSGRPKRLACSHFHSLKCSTIMFSQNQECIKCGICRGVTQIESGQTVDLSLESDNSFLELSIGNQEIHSDMVVMQEQLRVVRQERDEYLQQRNNLIDQQNQDFPVKKLPLFGPLTSIMNRPTSIFSPPWSVLIVMVNKIRTAIVTDCSQEHLERCACSIVIFCFHIHYCVGMSIHPPKDNDTIAMILYYK from the exons ATGGacgacgaaaacaaaaacgaaaaagaagtGCGTAGAATAAACGCATTGATTTGTACTTTGTGTCCTGTCTGCCAGTCACCATTCAACAACGACTCAGGGAGACCAAAACGTTTGGCTTGTTCGCATTTTCATTCTTTGAAATGCAGTACG ATAATGTTCAGCCAAAACCAGGAGTGTATTAAATGTGGAATTTGTAGGGGAGTCACCCAGATTGAATCGGGACAAACAGTTGATTTGTCATTGGAAAGTGACAACAGCTTTCTTGAACTGTCCATTGGGAATCAAGAAATCCATTCGGACATGGTTGTCATGCAAGAGCAACTACGTGTTGTTCGTCAAGAACGGGACGAGTATTTGCAACAAAGAAACAATCTCATTGATCAGCAAAATCAAGATTTCCCCGTCAAAAAACTCCCTCTATTTGGTCCTCTAACTTCGATCATGAATCGCCCCACTTCTATATTCTCTCCTCCGTGGTCGGTTCTAATTGTTATGGTTAATAAAAT AAGGACAGCCATAGTAACTGACTGCAGTCAAGAACACCTAGAGCGCTGTGCTTGCTCTATTGTAATTTTTTGCTTCCATATTCATTACTGCGTGGGAATGTCCATCCACCCACCCAAAGATAATGATACCATAGCTATGATTTTGTATTATAAGTAA